In Arachis stenosperma cultivar V10309 chromosome 1, arast.V10309.gnm1.PFL2, whole genome shotgun sequence, one DNA window encodes the following:
- the LOC130945291 gene encoding G-type lectin S-receptor-like serine/threonine-protein kinase LECRK1 isoform X1 — protein sequence MNTLSASTVVIFLLLLCLCYVGRTTETQVPATNITPGSSLHPATNPTHWSSSSGQFAFGFYKQGSGYAVGIWLVDAKNNTVVWTANRDDPPVTSNATLQLTAQGKFVVQTEQGKQKLIADAIASSASMLDSGNFVLYNQTNGVIWQSFDYPTDTMLGGQSLPSGGHLLSSSSDTNHSSGRFRLKMQDDGEFSLYPEFTTDTRRDAYWPSDIYLGDKIVKGKAYLYLNKTGFLVSMNDSNGVMWSYNAPYSGNSIGNNHTIYRATLDPDGVFRLYAHDKGSESKKVSQWPENDRCEVKGYCGFNSYCTFNDDKPYCYCLEGFDFIEPDQPTLGCKRNFSIAECRGEKGSAAAPYYNMVTMLDIQWEDHAYFGAYMEHQEECSDSCLADCNCWGALYKNRECLKQGMPFRYVSRRVEGFSANTMFLKVGNITHKNRNPNDVFMPLPIRSTSNKAVVTIIVITSMFTLLLCSMIAISCHLIYKIRVLRLQRQMETGNLGLNEEVSLRRFSYSELKRATNGFRQELGKGSFGAVYKGSLYKSRRSIAVKRLEKLVEEGEREFQAEVRAIGKTHHRNLVRLLGFCAEGPKRLLVYEYMSNGSLGKLIFGGEKRPDWDERVRIALDIARGILYLHEECEAPIIHCDIKPQNILMDEFWTAKISDFGLAKLLMPDQTRTFTGIRGTRGYVAPEWHKNTPISVKADVYSYGVVLLEVICCRRNIEISVSVPEEILLSSWTYNCFVAKELHKLVPREIVDKNVLENMVKVALWCIQDEPALRPTMKSVVLMLEGVTDVAIPPCPTTSISM from the coding sequence ATGAATACTCTTTCTGCAAGTACCGTTGTTATCTTCCTATTGCTCTTGTGCTTATGTTATGTAGGAAGAACAACAGAAACACAAGTTCCAGCTACAAACATAACACCAGGTTCCTCACTTCACCCTGCTACTAACCCTACTCACTGGTCCTCTTCTTCTGGCCAATTCGCATTTGGCTTTTATAAGCAAGGTAGTGGCTATGCCGTTGGAATCTGGTTGGTTGATGCGAAGAACAATACGGTGGTATGGACTGCAAACCGAGACGATCCACCAGTTACTTCAAATGCAACTCTACAGCTGACTGCACAAGGTAAATTCGTTGTGCAAacagagcaaggaaaacagAAGCTTATTGCTGATGCAATTGCTTCCTCCGCTTCCATGCTCGATTCTGGAAACTTTGTACTATATAACCAGACTAATGGTGTCATATGGCAGAGTTTCGATTACCCAACTGACACTATGTTGGGTGGTCAATCTCTACCTTCTGGAGGTCATTTGTTGTCTAGTTCTTCAGATACCAATCACTCAAGTGGACGATTTCGCCTCAAGATGCAGGATGATGGAGAATTCAGTCTGTATCCAGAATTCACAACTGACACGAGGAGGGATGCTTACTGGCCGTCAGATATATACCTTGGTGATAAGATAGTCAAAGGAAAAGCTTATCTTTACCTCAACAAAACAGGTTTCCTGGTGTCCATGAATGACAGCAATGGTGTCATGTGGAGCTATAATGCACCTTATTCTGGTAATAGTATCGGCAATAACCACACCATTTATCGTGCAACCCTGGACCCTGATGGGGTTTTCAGGCTGTATGCTCATGATAAAGGTAGTGAGTCCAAGAAAGTTTCACAGTGGCCAGAGAACGACAGATGTGAAGTAAAGGGTTACTGCGGCTTTAACAGCTACTGTACATTCAACGACGACAAACCATACTGCTACTGTCTTGAAGGTTTCGACTTCATAGAGCCAGATCAACCCACTCTTGGCTGCAAAAGGAACTTCTCAATTGCAGAGTGTAGAGGTGAGAAAGGCAGCGCAGCTGCACCCTATTATAACATGGTCACCATGCTAGATATTCAATGGGAGGATCACGCTTATTTCGGGGCCTATATGGAGCACCAAGAAGAATGCTCTGATTCTTGTTTGGCTGATTGCAACTGTTGGGGTGCCCTTTATAAGAACCGGGAATGCTTGAAACAAGGGATGCCTTTCAGATATGTCTCAAGGAGAGTTGAAGGGTTCTCAGCCAACACAATGTTCTTAAAGGTGGGAAATATCACCCATAAAAACAGGAATCCTAATGATGTATTCATGCCTCTCCCAATCAGGAGTACTAGCAACAAAGCAGTTGTCACTATCATTGTCATCACATCGATGTTCACTCTTCTTTTATGCTCAATGATCGCCATCTCTTGCCACCTGATTTACAAGATTCGAGTTCTAAGGCTTCAAAGGCAGATGGAGACTGGGAACTTAGGCCTAAATGAAGAAGTATCCTTGAGAAGATTTTCATACAGTGAACTGAAGCGGGCAACAAACGGTTTCAGGCAAGAGCTGGGTAAGGGTTCTTTTGGAGCAGTCTACAAAGGCAGCTTATACAAAAGTAGAAGATCCATTGCAGTGAAGAGACTAGAGAAGCtagttgaagaaggagaaagagagtTCCAAGCAGAGGTGCGAGCCATCGGAAAAACACATCACAGGAACCTTGTTCGCTTGCTGGGATTTTGTGCCGAGGGTCCCAAGAGGCTTCTGGTCTATGAATACATGAGTAATGGTTCCCTTGGAAAGCTCATCTTTGGGGGTGAAAAGCGTCCAGATTGGGATGAGAGAGTGAGAATAGCACTGGATATTGCAAGAGGGATCCTTTATCTCCATGAAGAGTGTGAGGCACCCATTATTCACTGTGACATAAAGCCTCAAAATATCTTGATGGATGAATTTTGGACTGCAAAAATATCTGATTTTGGTCTAGCAAAACTCTTAATGCCAGATCAAACAAGAACCTTCACAGGGATTAGAGGGACAAGAGGGTATGTGGCTCCAGAATGGCACAAGAACACCCCAATATCAGTGAAGGCAGATGTTTACAGCTATGGTGTTGTGCTGCTGGAAGTTATATGCTGCAGAAGGAACATCGAAATTAGTGTTTCTGTACCAGAGGAGATTCTTCTCTCTAGCTGGACCTATAACTGCTTTGTTGCTAAAGAGTTGCATAAGCTAGTTCCCAGGGAAATAGTGGATAAGAATGTTTTGGAAAATATGGTGAAGGTGGCACTATGGTGTATCCAAGATGAGCCTGCTCTCCGGCCAACAATGAAGAGTGTGGTGTTGATGTTAGAAGGGGTTACTGATGTAGCTATTCCTCCTTGTCCAACAACCTCTATTTCTATGTAA
- the LOC130973076 gene encoding SPX domain-containing protein 1-like, with protein sequence MKFGKSLSNQIEKTLPEWRDKFLSYKELKKKLKQLDPAPKSDDRPAKRPRLDAAGDSDAAAPEISKEELDFRNLLEKELEKFNNFFVEKEEEYIIRLKELQDRVAKVKVSSEELMKIRKEIVDFHGEMVLLENYSALNYTGLVKILKKYDKRTGALIRLPFIQKVLQQPFFTTDLLYKLVKECEAMLDRLFPVIDSPPSGETTPQAEGCGPSTSTTTKSNGFLIPKELSEIEYMESLYMKSTISALHVLQEIRSGSSTVSVFSLPPLKISGLEETWKKVPVLEQAAK encoded by the exons ATGAAATTCGGAAAGAGCCTGAGTAACCAGATCGAGAAAACCCTACCGGAATGGCGCGACAAGTTCCTCTCCTACAAGGAACTCAAGAAGAAGCTCAAGCAATTGGACCCTGCTCCTAAGTCCGACGACCGCCCTGCCAAACGCCCTAGGCTCGACGCCGCCGGAGATTCCGACGCCGCTGCACCGGAAATCTCCAAGGAGGAACTTGACTTCAGGAATCTCCTTGAAAAAGAGCTCGAGAAATTCAATAACTTCTTCGTCGAGAAGGAGGAAGAGTACATTATCAGGCTCAAG GAGCTTCAGGACAGGGTGGCCAAGGTGAAGGTTTCCAGTGAAGAGTTGATGAAAATTCGCAAGGAAATTGTGGATTTTCATGGAGAGATGGTCTTGCTGGAGAACTACAGTGCCCTTAACTACACAG GGCTAGTGAAAATACTGAAAAAGTATGACAAGAGAACTGGTGCTCTCATCCGGTTGCCCTTCATACAGAAGGTCTTGCAACAACCTTTCTTTACCACTGATCTGCTCTACAAGCTAGTGAAGGAGTGCGAAGCAATGCTTGATCGTCTTTTCCCAGTGATTGATTCTCCACCTTCTGGCGAGACAACTCCCCAAGCTGAAGGATGTGGTCCTTCAACTTCCACCACTACCAAGAGCAATGGTTTCTTGATACCTAAGGAATTATCAGAGATCGAGTACATGGAGAGCCTCTACATGAAGAGTACTATATCAGCATTGCACGTATTGCAGGAAATTAGAAGCGGGAGCTCGACAGTTAGTGTTTTTTCGTTGCCGCCACTGAAGATTAGTGGATTGGAAGAAACATGGAAGAAAGTTCCAGTTCTGGAACAAGCGGCCAAGTAA
- the LOC130945291 gene encoding G-type lectin S-receptor-like serine/threonine-protein kinase LECRK2 isoform X2 codes for MLGGQSLPSGGHLLSSSSDTNHSSGRFRLKMQDDGEFSLYPEFTTDTRRDAYWPSDIYLGDKIVKGKAYLYLNKTGFLVSMNDSNGVMWSYNAPYSGNSIGNNHTIYRATLDPDGVFRLYAHDKGSESKKVSQWPENDRCEVKGYCGFNSYCTFNDDKPYCYCLEGFDFIEPDQPTLGCKRNFSIAECRGEKGSAAAPYYNMVTMLDIQWEDHAYFGAYMEHQEECSDSCLADCNCWGALYKNRECLKQGMPFRYVSRRVEGFSANTMFLKVGNITHKNRNPNDVFMPLPIRSTSNKAVVTIIVITSMFTLLLCSMIAISCHLIYKIRVLRLQRQMETGNLGLNEEVSLRRFSYSELKRATNGFRQELGKGSFGAVYKGSLYKSRRSIAVKRLEKLVEEGEREFQAEVRAIGKTHHRNLVRLLGFCAEGPKRLLVYEYMSNGSLGKLIFGGEKRPDWDERVRIALDIARGILYLHEECEAPIIHCDIKPQNILMDEFWTAKISDFGLAKLLMPDQTRTFTGIRGTRGYVAPEWHKNTPISVKADVYSYGVVLLEVICCRRNIEISVSVPEEILLSSWTYNCFVAKELHKLVPREIVDKNVLENMVKVALWCIQDEPALRPTMKSVVLMLEGVTDVAIPPCPTTSISM; via the coding sequence ATGTTGGGTGGTCAATCTCTACCTTCTGGAGGTCATTTGTTGTCTAGTTCTTCAGATACCAATCACTCAAGTGGACGATTTCGCCTCAAGATGCAGGATGATGGAGAATTCAGTCTGTATCCAGAATTCACAACTGACACGAGGAGGGATGCTTACTGGCCGTCAGATATATACCTTGGTGATAAGATAGTCAAAGGAAAAGCTTATCTTTACCTCAACAAAACAGGTTTCCTGGTGTCCATGAATGACAGCAATGGTGTCATGTGGAGCTATAATGCACCTTATTCTGGTAATAGTATCGGCAATAACCACACCATTTATCGTGCAACCCTGGACCCTGATGGGGTTTTCAGGCTGTATGCTCATGATAAAGGTAGTGAGTCCAAGAAAGTTTCACAGTGGCCAGAGAACGACAGATGTGAAGTAAAGGGTTACTGCGGCTTTAACAGCTACTGTACATTCAACGACGACAAACCATACTGCTACTGTCTTGAAGGTTTCGACTTCATAGAGCCAGATCAACCCACTCTTGGCTGCAAAAGGAACTTCTCAATTGCAGAGTGTAGAGGTGAGAAAGGCAGCGCAGCTGCACCCTATTATAACATGGTCACCATGCTAGATATTCAATGGGAGGATCACGCTTATTTCGGGGCCTATATGGAGCACCAAGAAGAATGCTCTGATTCTTGTTTGGCTGATTGCAACTGTTGGGGTGCCCTTTATAAGAACCGGGAATGCTTGAAACAAGGGATGCCTTTCAGATATGTCTCAAGGAGAGTTGAAGGGTTCTCAGCCAACACAATGTTCTTAAAGGTGGGAAATATCACCCATAAAAACAGGAATCCTAATGATGTATTCATGCCTCTCCCAATCAGGAGTACTAGCAACAAAGCAGTTGTCACTATCATTGTCATCACATCGATGTTCACTCTTCTTTTATGCTCAATGATCGCCATCTCTTGCCACCTGATTTACAAGATTCGAGTTCTAAGGCTTCAAAGGCAGATGGAGACTGGGAACTTAGGCCTAAATGAAGAAGTATCCTTGAGAAGATTTTCATACAGTGAACTGAAGCGGGCAACAAACGGTTTCAGGCAAGAGCTGGGTAAGGGTTCTTTTGGAGCAGTCTACAAAGGCAGCTTATACAAAAGTAGAAGATCCATTGCAGTGAAGAGACTAGAGAAGCtagttgaagaaggagaaagagagtTCCAAGCAGAGGTGCGAGCCATCGGAAAAACACATCACAGGAACCTTGTTCGCTTGCTGGGATTTTGTGCCGAGGGTCCCAAGAGGCTTCTGGTCTATGAATACATGAGTAATGGTTCCCTTGGAAAGCTCATCTTTGGGGGTGAAAAGCGTCCAGATTGGGATGAGAGAGTGAGAATAGCACTGGATATTGCAAGAGGGATCCTTTATCTCCATGAAGAGTGTGAGGCACCCATTATTCACTGTGACATAAAGCCTCAAAATATCTTGATGGATGAATTTTGGACTGCAAAAATATCTGATTTTGGTCTAGCAAAACTCTTAATGCCAGATCAAACAAGAACCTTCACAGGGATTAGAGGGACAAGAGGGTATGTGGCTCCAGAATGGCACAAGAACACCCCAATATCAGTGAAGGCAGATGTTTACAGCTATGGTGTTGTGCTGCTGGAAGTTATATGCTGCAGAAGGAACATCGAAATTAGTGTTTCTGTACCAGAGGAGATTCTTCTCTCTAGCTGGACCTATAACTGCTTTGTTGCTAAAGAGTTGCATAAGCTAGTTCCCAGGGAAATAGTGGATAAGAATGTTTTGGAAAATATGGTGAAGGTGGCACTATGGTGTATCCAAGATGAGCCTGCTCTCCGGCCAACAATGAAGAGTGTGGTGTTGATGTTAGAAGGGGTTACTGATGTAGCTATTCCTCCTTGTCCAACAACCTCTATTTCTATGTAA
- the LOC130945282 gene encoding G-type lectin S-receptor-like serine/threonine-protein kinase LECRK2, with product MASTPALLLLVLLMLFANETTAETNHTHLISIGSVISPTGTHASWASRSGLFAFGFYPHGNSYAVGIWLLNQPNHTIVWTHNRDSPSVPSNSTLRLTKEGGLLLLQGNEDPEFLTPLYYLYQAKVEVASASMLDSGNFVLYDKNFSMLWSSFHNSMPSDTILGGQNLTSGAKLVSSVSQSDHSSGHFWLRTQFDYVHLAACRVNSTCEPEDAYWAKNTYFEGYGYLQLSLSIEGSLCLQDYSSGSELECLASSKNLTDKSKNATFIYRATLDEDGNFRLYAHQFEGNTSSGVQTLWKAVEGDKCQVPLCGLNSYCFIKSDKAMCQCYPGFIRIKSGGNDTRFLDCEQNHSKDNCESIEDPTTMYNMTSLKDIYWGGSPYLVVPMEMETCKKSCRKDCDCRAVLYKSGICEKYKLPLLYGRSSKDASTTAFLKMPSGIVLSPTSNQTALSSTKPSLFVDDKRSLIMILSFTLGWISFFGLVFVLYIFIIYRRQVHRYAILSASENLGFVEECSLRSFSFDELVKSTGGFAEEIGRGSFGAVYRGTIGDSNRTVAVRRLEKFVDEGEREFQAEITAIARTHHRNLVKLIGFCIDGSRKLLVFEYLSNGSLADLLFKSHMTMAWKERLKIALDVARGVLYLHEECDVRIIHCNIKPQNILMDEVWTAKISDFGFARLLKPSYSRMKKMDDKRSRYLAPEWQKDELVSVKADVYSFGVVLLEIACRRSSIDMNVASPEEIVLSSWVYKCYAAGQLNKLVADDEGEDVDWKILERMVKLGLWCVQDKPSLRPTMKDVILMLEGLKDIPVPPSPAFFVE from the coding sequence ATGGCATCAACACCTGCTCTGTTATTGCTAGTGTTGTTGATGCTATTTGCAAATGAAACCACAGCTGAGACAAACCACACTCACCTCATTTCTATAGGGTCTGTGATATCTCCTACAGGCACGCACGCTTCATGGGCATCACGTTCTGGCCTCTTTGCTTTTGGCTTTTACCCCCATGGTAATAGCTATGCTGTTGGAATATGGCTGCTTAATCAACCTAACCACACAATTGTGTGGACTCATAATCGTGATAGTCCATCAGTGCCTTCAAATTCCACATTGAGATTGACCAAAGAAGGCGGGCTACTTCTTCTGCAAGGAAATGAAGACCCAGAGTTTCTCACTCCACTTTATTATTTATATCAGGCTAAAGTAGAAGTGGCTTCAGCATCTATGCTTGATTCTGGCAACTTTGTGCTTTATGATAagaattttagtatgttatggAGTAGTTTCCATAACTCAATGCCAAGTGACACCATATTAGGTGGCCAGAATTTGACAAGTGGAGCGAAGCTGGTCTCTAGTGTGTCACAATCAGACCATTCGAGTGGACATTTTTGGCTAAGAACGCAGTTTGATTATGTACACCTAGCTGCTTGCCGTGTGAACAGCACATGTGAACCGGAGGATGCTTATTGGGCTAAAAACACATACTTTGAAGGTTATGGTTATCTACAGCTCAGTCTTAGCATTGAAGGTTCGCTTTGCTTACAAGATTATTCCTCTGGTTCTGAACTAGAGTGTTTAGCTAGTAGCAAGAACCTCACAGACAAGTCAAAGAATGCAACTTTTATCTACCGTGCTACACTTGATGAAGATGGGAACTTCAGATTGTATGCTCACCAATTCGAGGGAAATACTAGCTCAGGTGTGCAAACGCTGTGGAAAGCCGTGGAGGGGGATAAATGTCAAGTCCCGCTTTGTGGCTTGAACAGTTACTGCTTCATCAAGAGCGACAAAGCCATGTGTCAGTGTTATCCTGGTTTCATCCGTATCAAGAGTGGTGGTAACGATACCAGGTTTCTCGACTGCGAACAGAACCACAGCAAAGATAATTGTGAGAGCATAGAGGACCCAACAACGATGTACAATATGACTTCCTTGAAGGATATCTACTGGGGTGGTTCTCCTTATTTGGTTGTGCCAATGGAGATGGAAACTTGCAAGAAGTCTTGTCGGAAAGACTGTGATTGCAGGGCAGTGTTATATAAGAGCGGCATCTGCGAAAAATATAAGCTTCCACTTCTATATGGAAGAAGCTCTAAAGATGCATCAACGACAGCCTTCTTGAAGATGCCTTCAGGAATTGTCCTAAGTCCTACTTCAAACCAAACTGCTCTATCTTCAACAAAGCCCTCCCTCTTTGTTGATGACAAGAGAAGTCTTATAATGATTCTGTCCTTTACCCTGGGTTGGATTTCGTTTTTTGGTTTGGTCTTTGTATTGTATATTTTCATCATTTACAGGCGTCAAGTTCATAGGTATGCAATATTGTCTGCAAGTGAAAATCTGGGATTTGTAGAAGAATGTTCCTTGCGTTCATTTTCCTTTGATGAACTTGTGAAATCAACTGGAGGCTTTGCAGAGGAGATAGGCAGAGGATCTTTTGGAGCGGTTTATAGAGGCACAATAGGTGACAGTAACAGAACGGTTGCTGTGAGGAGACTTGAGAAATTTGTTGATGAAGGGGAGAGGGAATTCCAAGCAGAAATCACTGCCATTGCTCGAACTCATCATAGGAATCTGGTGAAGCTCATTGGTTTCTGCATTGATGGATCTAGGAAGCTTCTTGTTTTTGAATATCTCAGCAATGGGTCTCTTGCAGATCTTCTCTTCAAGTCTCATATGACTATGGCTTGGAAAGAGAGGTTAAAGATTGCATTAGATGTGGCTAGAGGGGTCTTATATCTGCATGAGGAGTGTGATGTTCGAATTATCCACTGCAACATAAAGCCTCAGAATATACTCATGGATGAAGTGTGGACTGCAAAGATATCCGATTTTGGATTTGCAAGGCTGTTGAAACCCAGCTATTCAAGAATGAAGAAAATGGATGACAAGAGAAGTAGGTACTTGGCACCTGAATGGCAGAAGGATGAATTAGTGTCAGTTAAAGCTGATGTTTATAGTTTCGGGGTGGTGTTACTGGAGATTGCATGCCGTAGAAGCAGTATTGATATGAATGTTGCATCACCAGAAGAGATAGTTCTTTCCAGTTGGGTATATAAATGCTATGCGGCGGGGCAGTTGAATAAGCTTGTGGCAGATGATGAAGGCGAAGATGTAGATTGGAAAATACTGGAAAGAATGGTGAAGTTGGGGTTGTGGTGTGTTCAAGACAAACCATCTCTTCGTCCCACAATGAAGGATGTGATCTTAATGTTGGAAGGACTGAAAGATATTCCGGTTCCTCCCTCTCCAGCCTTCTTTGTTGAATAA